A single region of the Streptomyces sp. NBC_00236 genome encodes:
- a CDS encoding MarR family transcriptional regulator → MLRVHFTDADLARTRIAPAPDPLFEIAATLHRLQSRRGRWAYAGWYRAARLQLREAGLERALQSVLLPLYPRATYFPDFLTPVTAVEGLEAGLESVLATPPRRVTAELALLDRVAGAPRWAGQLAGRQGRLEFVGMLRAYFDAVVVPHQEQVRAGTEAERALRSRGFLNGGVEGMLAGLGPMLRWRPPVLEVAYPRQMADRDLYLNGRGLTLVPSHFNWGEPVAFADPGLPPVIWYSLLHEPAPRAPDESDPERPLANLLGRARAVALRAAAGGATTGEIARAAGISASAASRHATVLRDAGLITTVRNGPAVLHTLTPAGASVLRAPRGTRR, encoded by the coding sequence ATGCTGCGTGTTCATTTCACCGACGCGGATCTGGCCAGGACCAGAATCGCGCCCGCGCCGGATCCGCTGTTCGAGATCGCCGCCACTCTCCACCGGCTGCAGTCCCGCAGAGGACGGTGGGCGTATGCCGGGTGGTACCGGGCGGCGCGCCTGCAACTGCGGGAGGCAGGGCTGGAGCGGGCGTTGCAGAGCGTGCTGTTGCCCCTGTACCCGAGGGCCACCTACTTCCCGGACTTCCTCACACCGGTCACCGCCGTCGAGGGTCTGGAGGCAGGCCTGGAGTCGGTCCTCGCCACGCCGCCGCGCCGGGTGACGGCGGAGCTGGCCCTGCTCGACCGGGTCGCGGGAGCGCCCCGGTGGGCCGGGCAGCTGGCCGGGCGCCAGGGACGCCTGGAGTTCGTGGGCATGCTGCGGGCGTACTTCGACGCCGTCGTCGTCCCCCACCAGGAGCAGGTGCGGGCCGGAACAGAGGCGGAACGCGCGCTCCGGTCCCGGGGATTCCTGAACGGCGGGGTGGAAGGCATGCTCGCCGGGCTCGGGCCGATGCTGCGCTGGCGTCCGCCCGTTCTGGAGGTCGCCTATCCACGGCAGATGGCGGACCGGGATCTGTATCTCAACGGCCGCGGGCTCACGCTCGTCCCGTCGCACTTCAACTGGGGCGAGCCGGTCGCCTTCGCCGACCCGGGGCTGCCGCCGGTGATCTGGTACTCGCTGCTGCACGAACCCGCGCCCCGGGCCCCCGATGAGAGCGACCCGGAGCGTCCGCTGGCCAACCTACTCGGGCGCGCCCGCGCCGTCGCGCTGCGGGCCGCGGCCGGGGGCGCGACGACGGGTGAGATCGCGCGGGCCGCCGGCATCTCGGCCTCCGCCGCGAGCCGGCATGCCACGGTGCTCCGCGACGCGGGGCTGATCACGACTGTCCGCAACGGGCCGGCCGTGCTGCACACACTGACCCCGGCGGGGGCATCCGTGCTGCGGGCGCCCCGTGGCACTCGCCGCTGA